Proteins from one Podarcis raffonei isolate rPodRaf1 chromosome 1, rPodRaf1.pri, whole genome shotgun sequence genomic window:
- the SLC5A12 gene encoding sodium-coupled monocarboxylate transporter 2, with amino-acid sequence MASFIPPKVNNFVAWDYVVFAALFLISSGIGVFFAITERKKTTSNDFLVGGRQMTCGPVALSLTASFMSAVTVLGTPAEVYRHGASFILFFLAYMFVIICTSELFLPVFYRSGITSTYEYLELRFNKPVRMAATMIYIVQTILYTGVVVYAPALALNQVTGFNLWGSVFATGIVCTFYCTLGGLKAVVWTDAFQLIVMVIGFVTVLVQGTITNGGLTNIWEDARNGSRLTIFDFDVDPLRRHTFWTIAIGGTFTWLGIYGVNQSTMQRCISCKTEKHAKAALYLNLLGLWVILTCAVLSGLVMYSHFQTCDPWTAGFISAPDQLMPYFVMIIFSTTPGLPGLFVACAFSGTLSTVAASINALATVTFEDFVKHCLPNLSERTSTWVSKGLCIVFGVICTSMAVAASFMGPVVQASLSIHGMCGGPMLGLFTLGIIFPCTNWKGALGGLLTGITLAFWVGFGAFVYPAPAAKALPLYLSTAECIVNNTETVPTMFPTSSPIRPHLAETWYSLSYLYYSAVGCLGCIAAGLLISLVTGPNKGEDIKPLLIRPVCNLFCFWSHKCKHLCWCGVDHDDSKALHEGSEDDLHKGLGKKAEANDALTNGFNKEMLGHLPGYNPSEKSYTNTSIETESYF; translated from the exons ATGGCCTCCTTCATCCCTCCGAAGGTCAACAATTTTGTCGCCTGGGATTATGTGGTCTTTGCAGCACTCTTTCTCATTTCTTCTGGCATAGGAGTCTTTTTTGCAATCACAGAGAGGAAAAAAACCACTTCCAATGACTTCTTAGTTGGCGGCAGGCAGATGACTTGTGGACCAGTAGCTCTGTCACTCACTGCTAGTTTCATGTCAGCAGTGACTGTGCTGGGAACGCCAGCTGAGGTGTATCGGCATGGGGCTTCCTTCATTCTGTTCTTCCTCGCATATATGTTTGTCATCATTTGTACTTCAGAACTTTTCCTACCTGTGTTCTACAGATCTGGCATCACAAGCACTTATGAG TACTTGGAGTTAAGGTTTAACAAGCCCGTTCGCATGGCTGCAACCATGATTTATATAGTGCAAACG ATTCTTTACACTGGAGTGGTTGTCTATGCTCCAGCCCTGGCTCTCAATCAAG TGACTGGATTTAATCTTTGGGGCTCAGTATTTGCAACAGGAATTGTTTGCACCTTCTACTGTACCCTG GGAGGATTAAAAGCGGTCGTCTGGACAGATGCCTTTCAACTGATTGTTATGGTGATTGGGTTCGTAACAGTATTGGTTCAAGGAACTATTACGAATGGGGGCCTCACAAACATTTGGGAAGATGCCCGGAATGGCTCACGCCTCACTATATTTGA CTTTGATGTTGATCCCCTGAGAAGACATACCTTTTGGACAATTGCTATAGGAGGGACATTTACCTGGTTAGGAATCTATGGAGTCAATCAGTCCACAATGCAAAGATGCATTTCCTGCAAAACCGAAAAGCATGCCAAGGC tGCACTGTATCTAAATTTACTGGGGCTGTGGGTCATCCTGACATGTGCAGTCCTTTCAGGATTGGTGATGTATTCCCATTTCCAGACCTGTGATCCTTGGACGGCTGGTTTTATTTCAGCACCTGATCAG CTAATGCCGTATTTTGTTATGATCATCTTTTCCACAACCCCTGGACTACCAGGATTATTTGTTGCATGTGCCTTCAGTGGAACATTAAG CACTGTGGCTGCAAGTATAAATGCTCTGGCAACTGTCACATTTGAAGATTTTGTCAAGCACTGCTTACCAAACCTCTCTGAACGTACGAGCACTTGGGTCAGCAAAGGCTTAT GCATAGTATTTGGAGTGATATGTACTTCCATGGCAGTAGCAGCATCGTTCATGGGTCCTGTTGTGCAG GCTTCACTTAGCATTCATGGGATGTGCGGGGGACCTATGCTGGGATTATTTACACTAGGGATCATTTTCCCCTGTACCAACTGGAAA GGTGCTTTGGGAGGACTCCTTACTGGAATCACCTTGGCATTTTGGGTTGGCTTTGGAGCTTTTGTGTACCCTGCTCCAGCTGCAAAGGCCCTTCCATTATACCTTTCCACAGCTGAGTGCATTGTCAATAATACAGAGACTGTACCAACTATGTTCCCTACCTCATCTCCCATCAG GCCACATCTGGCAGAGACGTGGTATTCTCTCTCCTATCTTTACTATAGTGCTGTTGGGTGTCTTGGATGTATTGCTGCGGGGCTTCTGATCAGTTTGGTTACAG GTCCAAATAAAGGAGAAGATATCAAGCCACTCTTAATTCGCCCTGTCTgcaacctgttttgcttctggTCTCATAAATGCAAACACTTGTGCTGGTGTGGAGTGGACCATGATGACAGCAAAGCACTTCAC GAGGGATCAGAAGATGATCTGCATAAAGGTCTTGGAAAGAAGGCAGAAGCAAATGATGCCCTTACAAATGGATTCAATAAAGAAATGCTGGGTCACTTACCTGGTTACAACCCAAGTGAAAAATCCTACACTAATACAAGCATAGAGACGGAATCTTACTTTTAG